DNA from Colletotrichum higginsianum IMI 349063 chromosome 7 map unlocalized unitig_7, whole genome shotgun sequence:
ACACGGCTCGAACGGCTACGCGAAGGATCATGAAAAGGAACCCAACCTCATCCTTCCTTGGCTCGCCCAAGGATCATGGAAAAAAAGATCCCAACCTCATACCTCGTCGGCTCCGGGACACCGAAAGTAAGGGATACATCATGGTGTCTACGCCGGAGAGTGGTGTACAAGCGCAAGCGTGGTGGCGATTGGCCAACTTTGATAGCCGAGTTACTGCAGTGCAAAGGGATCACTGAGATTCCCCGCTCTGATATGTATTGAACCCTGTCACATTCCTTTTCATCGTGCTCAGGAAATGCGTGGGCGTCTCTGAGAACCTGCCTAAGTAGACTTAGCTCTTACTTTCTGACGTTTATACTCTTTGACTGCAGCGCAACTGAAGCGCGGCGCCTCCCTCCTGTTTTCTGCTTAGTACAGCGAAGGAGCCTTGAACCCAGTTTGCCCAGAAGGCCAGGATCTTTAATCCTGGCATCTTTCCTTGGGAGGATTTAGGCGGGAAGGTTGACGATCTAGTTTGTACACAAGGTAGAGAATCCATGAATGTTGCAATCAGCAGGTCTCGAGTAATACTACCTAGCTagctgagctgagctgcAACAGTTTTGAAAGCGGTGCAGTTGATCTTAACTTCAAGACGCAACCGTAGCCTCGATCAAGTTGAGTACATACAGAGAAATGCATCGGCCATTTACCTAAGGCTATTCAGTATGGtctcccccacccccagcGAACGCTATACGAGGGGTCATCGTACGAGTTGCCATACGAAGGATCGTTGCCCAAGACTGCACGCTCCTTTGGAGAACTAAAAGCTTTGCGTGATTGGACGGGGCCGCGTGTGCAGTAGGTTATCAAATCCAAAGCTGGTTGAAGCGGCCCAATAACCGGCTTGGCTGCATTCGGCTACAGGCGGCCAAAGAGCAAGTCGCTCGTATCCTGCTACAAAACCAAGTCTAAGCTGTCTTTTCCGCGATACTGCTGCAGCCGGAAGGCTTTATATTGGGGCTTTGGTTTTACcgatggcgtcgatggcggAGGCGTTATAATCGGGCCGTCCGCGAGCTCACTTCTCCCTCTGGTGCCGGCAAACTCTTCCAAGTCTCACGGCAAGGTTGTTCGCTTGAATTAGAAAGGTCCGTCTACCATGAAAGGCACAGGTGATGGATGCTCCATGGCTGTGGGTGAACCCGGTGTGAGGTAGAGGGCCTGATCCCATACTGAACTCGAGGCAAATTGTAGAATATGTAGTCGAACCAGGACGGAGAAAGTTTTGCATTCTTTTCTCTGCCCTATAAGCAAAGTAGATCGCACATTTACGCAAGTCCGGCCAAACTCCAGCTGCGTTGAAGTCACTCCCGAATACCTGACAGGCTGGTCTTCCACATTGAAACTGGTTGGCAGTGCACCCGGCTCGGTATCCATCATATCAAATTCGACCAGCGGGCAAGAATAATAGCGTAACCGAGACCTCATTGCGCACTTTCTGATAGTGTTGCGCCCCTTCAGTCCGCAGGCGTCCAGCCGGCACCCCGCCAGCCTGCCATTTCCCCGTGTTCGTCGCTCGGATCAGCTGCACGACGCAGCTGATCTCGCCGTAGAGGTGGGCGAATCACCGAGTGCGACTAGGGCCGCAAAGCGAAGCGTCAGCCTATTACTTTTCAACTCGACAGTTGTTGCAAAACTTACCACATGCGAACAATCCATGACCCATCCAATATCCGACAGAAGTTTGTGAATACAGGGACTCAGTAATGACCAAGTGGTCTCAGTTCTCATTGGTTCTTAACAACAGCGCAGAATCCATTGATCGTGTAGACGGACCAACCCGGGACCCGCTTGGTTTCTTGTATCTGGTCGTTTTGGGCCAGTTGCATGCTGGCGACCGGCTGAAGGGTTGATTGTGAAAGGTTGAGTTGCTTGTACTGATTGGTCTGAGCGGAAAGGGGCTCTCCATGTTTCTTCCGCAGGCGGGAAACGAATTCCGAAAGTTTAGTCATATTGgtgatggggggggggggggggggggtgggtttGAGGATCTTAAGGTTCATCAAGTTGTCTCGTTTGGCGACAAGAAGCTGCCGAATGAACTGACCGTGAGGAGTTATTATATAGCCGCATGGTGAACGACACCTGCAGTTGAGCACTCGGCGACCGTCACATGATCACCATGTGTGTGATCCTTTGCCACCGACATTCCGCGACGGGACGGCCTAAACGAGTCAAGTCTAAGGGAATCAAAGTTGATGAGATCGAGGCAGGATGAAACACACAGCTTTGCTGGTCTGAGATTGACATTGGCCAGCACGACAAAATGCAAACATGAACCAGTAAGACGTTAGTCTGGGGCGGGCCTTCGCGGAACGTCGCTTTTGTGAAGCTCAAGCCACCCTCGAGTACAGGTGCGCGCCCTACCTAACACGCCCTATGACGCCTTATGGATCATTCTGTGATGTTTGACTGGTAACGCAGAAAGGTTCGATCGCTGTGGTATCATATAGTTGATTGTTCTGTTGTGACACAATGGCATCGTGGCCCAAGAACCGTTTGCTTACGATAGTCTATTTCTCTTGGTCGACGAATACGGAGAGGTTCTTACTGACGTTGTAATGAGCTTATGTTGACTTTGAGGACGATTTCGGTTTTGGTTTGGGAATGTTAATAGTGGGCCTCGCACGAGCTGCTTCTTGCTAAGCTCACCACAATTCTCACGAGCCACCTGTCAGTACGAACGAAGAAGTGGATGCGGCTGCTACTCAGTGACCTGTGATCTGTGGCGTCATCTGAGAGGTAAGAAGGCCGTCGGGGTTCAGGTTCTCGCCTGCTTGTTAGTACTccctcttctcggccaaGTCTCTTTTAGGGGAGCATCCTCGACCTTGGAAACACCTCAATCTCCATCTGGATGTCTGTCAAGGAAGACTCGGCTGAGAGACCGTCAGCAAGTACCGGTATCTTTTCCTTTTGGGCCGTCATTGTGAGTCGCCCTGTTaggccgaggtcgtcaacAGCAGAGATAAGCTAAACGAGAAGTGCCGCCCTGACGAATTCGGTGCAGTGCTACTCAAGTGCAACCAAAGTTTCATTACCTTGGCACAGACACCAGAGCCATGGTATGGATGGTTGTCTTTCGCGCTGGGGGCAATCTTCGGGAACAAAAGCCGAAGTGACAAATTGTGTCATGGTAGGTGACGGGGGGAGCTGTGCTAGCAAAGTCTAAGTGGAATCGGCAGCAGCCTCGGCAGAAGAAGCCAAGCATTCTTATTGAGAGAAAGCGACCAGCTCGGATAGAAAGCTCGGAACGATTCCGACGGCTCAGTGGCTCGGCCATCTCGAGTATTGGCAGCTCTCCGCATTGTGGGTTGAAATAAGCACCTGCAAATGTTTATCAGCACCCGTCAGCTGAGTCTATTTGACTCAGTTTCGGACCCCTGGGCTGCCACGATGAGCGGGTAGTCTAAACCCGAAGGGGAAGCCGTATGCGCCGCCTGTGCGAAACCCCGCGGGAACGAACTCTTGGATGGAGGCTCGTTACGACCCTCTGATGAGAGGAGGGTCTATTTCTGTAGCCAGCATGGCCAATTAGAGTTCGTAATGAAGTCTCTTGAGGTCAACCATGTGGCCATCATGCCGTTTGTGGGTGTGCTGGACGGGACGAACGGGGGCATGCCTCGATATCTGATATAAACCGGTGGTGACACTTGCAGAGAAGAACTTCTTgtttccctcctccccacCCCCATCAAGCAAAACAGTTTGTCTATATCTACTGTTCCGGTTGAGATTAACCTGACAATATGCGACCTTTCATCATCCTCGCGGCGGCACTTCTTGGTGCCGTCAACGCCCTCGACCCCATCTGCGACGCCGAGTGTCAGAAGGGATGCGACGAAGCCTGCCAGGCGGCCATCCAGACCACCTACGAGGCCGAGTCGGCCCTCTGGGTCGGCGACATCGTGTCGGACCCCTTCTACTCGACCCCGGCCAACTCCACCGGCGCCAAGCCGGGAGACATCCTGCGATGGGAGGACGTCCCCGCCGAGCAGCTCACCTCCAACTGGACCATCCCCGCCGGCCTCTCGCTCTCCCGTCTTCTCTACGTCACAGAGGACGTCGACCGTAAGCCCATACCGGCCTCTGCCTGGGTCCTGCTACCCTTTCACAACCCCTTCGCcaagcccggcggcggcggcggcggcgcggagcaGAACAAACTGCGCACCGTCGTCTGGACCCACGGGACCGCCGGCCGCAGCCGGCTCTGCGCGCCGACCAACAACAAGGGGCTCTACTACGACTGGAAGGCCCCCTTCATCCTGGCCGAGTCCGGGtacgccgtcatcgcccccGACTACGCCGGCCAGGGCTCCGACATCCCCCAGGGGTTCATGTACGAGTCTGGCTGGCTgcacgtcgccgacgtcgcctactccctcgtcgccgcgcgcaaggccatcggcgacctgctcggcAGCAAGTGGGTGGTCTACGGCCACAGCGAGGGCGGCATGACCGCCTGGCGCACCAACGAGCGTCTGGCCCAGCCCGGGCAGGAGGCCCTCCTGGCGGCCGGCGAGTTCCTCggctccgtcgccgccgcccccgccctGCGGCCGCAGAAGCTGATCCCCGCGTCCCTCACGCGTGCCCAGGGCCAGCCGGCCCGCGACCCCTTCTCGGTCTACTTCCTCCAGTCGCTGGCCGCGCTCTTCCCCGACCAGATCAAGGTGGCGGATtacctcggcgaggtcccGCTGCAGCGCCTCGGGGCCCTGGACAAGTCGTGCTTCCAGTCCGGgttcgccatcgtcggcggcttcaCGCCGGAGCAGCTCTACAGGAACACGAGCTGGCTGACGCACCCCGTGACGGACGACTGGGCGGTGCGGTACAACGGCCAGGGCCCGCACTCGGTCAAGGCCCCGATGCTGGTCATCTcgggcgaggacgacaccATCACGCCCAACGACCTGACcctcgacgacttcaacAAGACCTGCGCGGCCTTCCCCGGGAGTTCCATCCACGCGCGCGTGTACCCGGACATGGGACACGGGCAGGTCTTGGAGGCGGCCCGGGCCGACATCGCGGCCTGGATCGACGCCAGGTTCGAGGGCGTGCCTGTGCCCGAGGGCTGCGTCAaggaggacgtcgagacCATCACCAAGAGATATGCTACCAGGGACATCTTCTGGCACGGCTCAGTCGTTCCTTTCTGATGGGACTTGTTGAAAGAGtgttggaggggggggtgttgGAAATCCCCCGGGGAAACATTGAGGACGAGAAGTTCATCTGGTGTCTTTGATGTCAacttgtttttcttttttttttctcctcccCTACAGTACCTACATTGAATTGTTCTTCCTGAGCAAGAATGAATCATCATAGAAGAGGACAATCCAT
Protein-coding regions in this window:
- a CDS encoding putative Secretory lipase — translated: MRPFIILAAALLGAVNALDPICDAECQKGCDEACQAAIQTTYEAESALWVGDIVSDPFYSTPANSTGAKPGDILRWEDVPAEQLTSNWTIPAGLSLSRLLYVTEDVDRKPIPASAWVLLPFHNPFAKPGGGGGGAEQNKLRTVVWTHGTAGRSRLCAPTNNKGLYYDWKAPFILAESGYAVIAPDYAGQGSDIPQGFMYESGWLHVADVAYSLVAARKAIGDLLGSKWVVYGHSEGGMTAWRTNERLAQPGQEALLAAGEFLGSVAAAPALRPQKLIPASLTRAQGQPARDPFSVYFLQSLAALFPDQIKVADYLGEVPLQRLGALDKSCFQSGFAIVGGFTPEQLYRNTSWLTHPVTDDWAVRYNGQGPHSVKAPMLVISGEDDTITPNDLTLDDFNKTCAAFPGSSIHARVYPDMGHGQVLEAARADIAAWIDARFEGVPVPEGCVKEDVETITKRYATRDIFWHGSVVPF